One Tunturibacter gelidoferens genomic region harbors:
- a CDS encoding MGMT family protein, with translation MRPQIAPQNLKRRILKDALRRNEPRDVAFRRIIRSVPRGKVSTYGKVAAAAGYPLYHRAVAKLLRSAPLHGLPWQRIVGAGGEIKLKGDAAAEQRLRLSMEGVKFRGKRVNMEVYEHTLRSWDTFDESP, from the coding sequence CTCCGCAAAATCTCAAGCGACGCATTCTGAAAGATGCGCTCCGTAGAAATGAGCCACGCGACGTGGCCTTTCGGCGCATCATCCGTTCCGTTCCCAGGGGGAAGGTCTCGACTTACGGCAAAGTCGCTGCGGCAGCCGGCTATCCGCTGTACCACCGGGCAGTCGCAAAGCTGTTGCGCAGCGCTCCGCTTCACGGACTCCCCTGGCAACGAATAGTAGGGGCAGGCGGCGAGATCAAACTGAAAGGCGATGCTGCCGCAGAGCAACGCCTTCGTCTCAGCATGGAAGGCGTAAAGTTTCGAGGCAAGCGCGTCAACATGGAAGTCTACGAACATACCCTCCGAAGTTGGGACACCTTCGACGAG